The following are from one region of the Aspergillus luchuensis IFO 4308 DNA, chromosome 4, nearly complete sequence genome:
- a CDS encoding Zn(II)2Cys6 transcription factor (COG:S;~EggNog:ENOG410PKBS;~InterPro:IPR036864,IPR007219,IPR001138;~PFAM:PF00172,PF04082;~TransMembrane:1 (o586-604i);~go_function: GO:0000981 - DNA-binding transcription factor activity, RNA polymerase II-specific [Evidence IEA];~go_function: GO:0003677 - DNA binding [Evidence IEA];~go_function: GO:0008270 - zinc ion binding [Evidence IEA];~go_process: GO:0006351 - transcription, DNA-templated [Evidence IEA];~go_process: GO:0006355 - regulation of transcription, DNA-templated [Evidence IEA]): MATGLAARGDSALSPDALINSGRRLSDTEDSIPAKRPRRASDSPVKASNGPRQKITRACDHCKEKKTRCTGTLPCVRCMRLDLSCQYNAAYSRGLPPEPLPTPPSMTDGHSNSPGSKRRPQADGALGRRRSSSARQSPRVPAGSPQQPLCLNEVSQRNSPDPAVTDFEGNYLGPASGVSFLNRVWRRLHQDERHAIPDSLENESSPRNTSVFMFGDKPYSDYRQVTFSLPPFDKARELVNIYFDFSMVTYRFLHRGIVEEWLCQVYLNNVSSANPPTGPMVVRTAIILMIFAVGTLYEEQKPERPVDGWCGSEQWYAASKYMTSLESGPPRLETVQARLGQCLYLLSTSRANECWYSFGTALQLVTALGLHRKFPGRLPKGGNTYMERELRKRILWSAYMLDRYLSVMFGRPRLLHDEDIDQDLPDEINDEDMLQEDPERRTGSADCMMIASILHFKLGRILGDISRQLYTVNPSSRSPPLETAARLTSRLEEWKATAPPIFNGVRATSLIPPLCRQSQVLQLAYSHAVIHATRSFLLNDISDLRRKPPAPHPVASNLVRKCVEAAQEVMELVEGLAKQNILIHSFWFTHYVCFCAITVVYIYIIQQHRDTYPKTLSPGTGDVSLSSLFRLAETCQQHLAEATRKNCPSRRYSIILEELRKEVHQQIGPDADCLVDSSEQQRPKTTTRRDELPIEAQQIGLTNLYSPISLDNSMAYSSSLQPAADLAAQPFGPDSDVGFIENLEGSVWWTELDSWAFTNLPGDPLTLGL; the protein is encoded by the exons ATGGCCACAGGCCTGGCAGCAAGAGGGGACAGTGCACTGTCCCCAGACGCCCTGATAAATTCTGGGCGTCGCCTCTCTGATACCGAGGATTCGATCCCCGCAAAACGCCCAAGAAGGGCGTCGGACTCCCCAGTCAAGGCCTCCAATGGACCGCGTCAGAAGATCACACGCGCCTGTGATCACtgcaaagagaagaagacgcgCTGTACGGGAACACTTCCATGTGTCAGGTGCATGCGACTGGATTTGTCCTGCCAATACAATGCCGCTTACTCCCGGGGGTTGCCTCCAGAGCCCCTCCCCACACCGCCGTCAATGACGGACGGTCACTCAAATAGTCCCGGTTCCAAGAGAAGGCCCCAAGCAGACGGGGCTCTGGGACGTCGACGCTCGTCGTCTGCGCGACAGTCTCCCAGAGTACCTGCCGGTTCGCCTCAACAGCCTCTATGTCTAAACGAGGTCTCTCAGCGCAACTCCCCTGATCCAGCGGTGACCGACTTCGAAGGCAATTATCTAGGGCCTGCCTCGGGAGTCTCCTTTCTCAATCGAGTTTGGCGTCGCCTACATCAGGATGAAAGGCATGCAATCCCAGATAGCCTAGAGAACGAGTCCTCTCCGAGGAACACCTCGGTGTTCATGTTTGGTGATAAGCCATACTCCGACTACCGCCAGGTGACTTTTTCACTTCCCCCGTTTGATAAAGCACGAGAGCTGGTCAACATCTACTTCGACTTCTCGATGGTGACATATCGATTTCTTCATCGGGGAATCGTAGAGGAGTGGCTCTGCCAGGTGTACCTGAACAATGTCTCCTCTGCAAACCCTCCCACGGGTCCCATGGTAGTGCGGACAGCCATCATTCTTATGATATTTGCTGTTGGCACGCTCTACGAGGAGCAGAAACCGGAACGTCCGGTTGATGGGTGGTGTGGAAG CGAGCAGTGGTATGCAGCGTCCAAATACATGACCTCCCTGGAGTCGGGCCCCCCTCGACTAGAGACCGTTCAGGCTAGGCTAGGTCAATGCCTTTACTTGCTGTCTACCTCTAGAGCGAATGAGTGCTGGTATTCATTCGGTACTGCCCTCCAGCTCGTAACGGCGCTGGGCCTGCATCGAAAATTCCCAGGCAGGCTACCTAAGGGCGGGAACACCTACATGGAGCGAGAGCTCCGCAAGCGCATCCTCTGGAGCGCATATATGTTGGACAGATATCTCAGCGTGATGTTTGGTAGACCACGGTTATTACACGATGAAGACATCGACCAAGACCTTCCGGATGAGATCAATGACGAAGACATGCTCCAGGAGGACCCGGAAAGACGCACAGGATCCGCCGATTGCATGATGATCGCATCCATCCTACATTTCAA GCTTGGTCGCATCCTGGGCGACATCTCTCGTCAGCTCTACACAGTGAATCCATCGTCTCGTAGTCCACCACTCGAGACGGCTGCCCGGCTCACGTCTAGATTGGAGGAATGGAAAGCGACAGCCCCGCCGATCTTCAACGGAGTGCGCGCAACCAGcctcattcctcctctttgTAGGCAAAGCCAGGTATTACAACTGGCGTACTCGCATGCGGTCATCCATGCGACCAGATCGTTCCTGCTCAACGACATTTCGGATCTGAGACGTAAGCCACCAGCTCCTCACCCCGTAGCGTCCAACCTAGTACGCAAATGTGTGGAAGCCGCCCAGGAAGTCATGGAACTGGTAGAAGGCCTGGCCAAGCAAAACATTCTCATCCATTCGTTCTGGTTCACACACTACGTATGCTTCTGCGCGATCACGGTGGtgtatatctatattatccAGCAACACCGCGACACATACCCAAAAACCTTATCCCCGGGCACCGGAGACGTCTCTCTGAGCTCTCTCTTCAGATTAGCTGAGACCTGCCAACAACACTTGGCAGAGGCTACACGTAAGAACTGTCCCAGTCGTCGCTACAGCATTATCCTAGAAGAGCTACGAAAGGAGGTTCACCAACAGATTGGGCCGGACGCCGACTGCTTGGTCGATTCATCTGAGCAACAACGGCCTAAAACCACCACGCGTCGGGATGAACTGCCAATAGAAGCGCAGCAGATTGGCCTCACCAACCTCTACTCCCCTATCTCACTGGACAACTCGATGGCGTATTCCAGTAGCTTACAACCGGCGGCAGATTTGGCCGCACAACCATTCGGACCTGATAGTGATGTTGGCTTCATTGAAAATTTGGAAGGATCAGTGTGGTGGACAGAGTTAGACTCCTGG GCATTTACCAATCTTCCTGGTGACCCTTTGACACTCGGGTTGTAA